In one Castor canadensis chromosome 15, mCasCan1.hap1v2, whole genome shotgun sequence genomic region, the following are encoded:
- the LOC109700471 gene encoding ataxin-7-like protein 3B, which produces MEEISLANLDTNKLEAIAQEIYIDLIEYSCLGFCFEVHRVVKCGHFYLEFAEAGNVKDLGIQPVEDKGGYRLPFCSLPGEARNEWA; this is translated from the coding sequence ATGGAGGAGATTTCGTTGGCCAACCTGGATACTAACAAGCTAGAGGCCATCGCTCAAGAGATATACATAGACCTGATAGAGTATTCTTGTTTGGGATTCTGCTTTGAGGTACACCGGGTAGTCAAATGTGGCCACTTCTACCTGGAGTTCGCAGAGGCTGGTAATGTGAAGGATTTGGGCATTCAGCCAGTGGAAGACAAAGGGGGATACCGCCTCCCTTTCTGCTCACTTCCTGGAGAAGCGAGGAATGAATGGGCCTGA
- the LOC109700475 gene encoding olfactory receptor 2T8-like, which yields MENGNITSGFILLGLLNHTRAHQVLFVMILTIVFTSLVGNALMILLIHQDHRLHTPMYFLLSQLSIMDMMLVSTTMPKMAVDYLTGQKSISTAGCGLQIFVFLTLGGGECFLLAAMSYDRYVAVCHPLRYPILMSWQLCLRMTLGSWLLGAADGLMQAVATLTFPFCSGREIDHFFCEAPELLQLVCGDTSVFEYFMYICCVLMLLIPFSLILTSYSLILTAVLRMHSTEARKKAFATCSSHLAVVGLLYGAAIFIYMRPKSYRSANHDKVVSAFYTIFTPVLNPLIYSLRNSEVKGALRKCIVRCAL from the coding sequence ATGGAAAATGGAAACATCACATCTGGTTTCATTCTCCTAGGACTCCTTAATCACACCAGAGCCCACCAAGTTCTCTTTGTAATGATTCTAACTATTGTCTTCACCTCCCTAGTGGGCAATGccctcatgattctcctgattcaCCAGGACCACAggctccacacacccatgtacttccTCCTGAGCCAACTCTCAATCATGGACATGATGCTAGTTTCTACAACGATGCCCAAAATGGCTGTTGACTACCTGACTGGACAGAAGTCCATCTCCACTGCTGGCTGTGGCCTGCAGATCTTTGTTTTCCTCACTCTGGGTGGTGGGGAGTGCTTCCTCTTAGCTGCCAtgtcctatgaccgctatgtggctgTGTGCCACCCACTACGGTATCCCATTCTCATGAGCTGGCAGTTATGTCTGAGAATGACTTTGGGGTCTTGGCTCCTGGGAGCAGCTGATGGGCTCATGCAGGCAGTTGCTACCTTGACCTTCCCATTTTGTAGTGGACGTGAGATTGATCATTTCTTCTGTGAGGCCCCTGAACTATTGCAATTGGTTTGTGGGGATACGTCTGTCTTTGAGTATTTCATGTACATCTGCTGTGTGCTGATGCTTCTGATTCCATTTTCCCTCATCCTGACATCCTACAGTCTTATCCTCACTGCTGTCCTCCGCATGCATTCCACAGAAGCCCGCAAGAAAGCCTTTGCCACCTGCTCTTCACATTTGGCTGTGGTGGGCCTCTTGTACGGAGCTGCCATTTTCATCTACATGAGACCCAAATCCTACAGGTCAGCTAACCATGACAAGGTTGTGTCAGCATTCTATACCATCTTCACCCCTGTGCTGAACCCCCTCATCTATAGTCTCAGGAACAGTGAGGTCAAGGGCGCTCTGAGAAAGTGTATTGTCCGCTGTGCTCTTTAA